In Coffea arabica cultivar ET-39 chromosome 9e, Coffea Arabica ET-39 HiFi, whole genome shotgun sequence, the genomic window aataaCTAACCACTATTTGGAGAAATGGTTTTCAAATTCATAAAACAAAAGTAGTGGCTACTTTTTGGCATACAAATCAGAAGATTATATGGATTTCCATTGCATCACATTTGTTGTGACATCACTATAATTTGGAACATACCATATGTTTTTCAAAAAGAGAACTAAGGTTGAGACCCTGAGATGTTGAGATAAGCTCAAAGGCATTCATAGTTAATGGAGTAGTTGGATGTTCTTCCCGTCTCTCCACAACAAGGTTTTGGGACTCCTGAAAAATCAAAAAGCATCACATAAACAGTTCCTTTTGGTACCATCACAATACTCCATGTCATAGTCAATTGGAGCCTAGAAGAGATGAAAAAAGCAATTTTAAACACAAATACATACTGCAGATTCATCAAAAACAGAATCCACATCATCGAGACTAACTTCCTCTTGTTCAAAAACAGGTGGTTGATATCCTTTCTTGAACCAATCGTTCTCAATGAGCTCAGCAATTGTAATACGCTGTTCAATATTCAAAAAACGGCAAATGACACAGTCATACCTGCCTTCTATAGATTATAGGCAGGGTATAGTTTAATTTTCTAATTACgccacagagagagagagagagagagggggggcaGGGGCATATATACTGGCAATGCTAAATAAGAGACAAGGTTCGCATACCGTTTGGGGATTAGGGTCCAGAATTCTCTTGACCAGCCTTTTCGCACTCGAAGAGAACCATGGAGGACATGTGAATTCAGCCTTAAAGATCTGCAATTGAGGAAAAACTGAATAAAGATGTGCACCAACACAATAGTCAACAAAGCAAACAGCACAAAATAACTCTATAATAACTCTGGAATTATATGGACCCAACAATAAAAGGCTGAAATCATCAAATGGAGAAGCTGACAGAAGGAAAATCATGCATGATTAAATTCTTCATATTTAAAAAGAATCTTCATCAGTCTCCTTTGCATCATGTCTCTTTCATCATCTAAATAGTGTTCAATctcaccatttttctttttcatcacatAGAACACAATTCACAAACATAGACAAAAAATCTGATACAGTAAAAGGAACGAAAGACCAATAAGCTTATGAGCAAAAGATCCTTTGGTGCATAATaataggttaaaaaaaaaagttgaacaaGGTACACATCCTAATTTATGGTGTAAAGCAACAGAATCCCTAATATTTGATGCAGTTATGGAAATGGAGATCATCATTCTTCATTTAGACAAAATGTAGAGGTACACTTCAGATGCctgccccctttttttttggggggggttGGGGGGGGGTGTTGGATGCAAGAAAAAAACCTGAGAATTACTTTTAATGCAAGGACTTACAGAAGTATGGAGAGGAAACATAGACATTAATTACAATTCCAAAATTTGAACCATGGCAGGATACTGAAGACGACATGCAAGCAAACTAGATATTTTACCAGTCCATGGTCAATGATCAAAGGATTCTTGATAAAGAAAATAGCATTTGTCATATTCCACATAACATAGAGAAAAAAAAGCTGCCTCAAGAACACAACACAACGAAAGCATGAACCTCCAAGACTATGTTATTAAAATGCTGTTAAAAGGATGGATAACGTCAAATTGCATTTCAAATAGATGGCAGGGCAAACCTTTTTATACAATGACAAGAGATTTGATTCTTCAAAAGGCAGGTAGCCAGCCATAAGGACAAAAAGAATTACGCCACAAGACCACAAATCTGCTTTAGCACCATCATAACCTTTATTGTTGATCACCTGGGTAGGTAAAAACTGAAGAATAAGAACTGAAGCAATTACTATAATAACAAGCTAAATTGAGTAGAACAAACTATTAATCATGTACCTCGGGAGCAACATAATTTGGTGTTCCACATGTTGTATGTAGTAAACCATCTTCCTGAACAAATACATCAAGAAAATGTTGGAATTCTCTTATGCAGCACAGGCTGTAGAAACTTTGGCATAGTTATTCATAGACTATGATACAGTATGCTAATCATTTTGAGATAGATTGAGAACAGACAAGCATGTGTGATAATATTCTTCTCAAATTTAAAACAGAATTGTCATACTCGAACTTGCTGAGGCAGTGCACTTAATCCAAAATCTGAGACTTTAAGAACTCCATTTGCATCCAGCAACAAGTTTTCTGGCTGAGTTACAGATAACGCTAAGGTCATAACAAATTTGCTCATCATTGCAACAACAGGCCAAGTAAGTGGCTCATCTATTTTAGGATAGACTTAATGGTCAACCAATTTTATTACCTTGAGGTCCCTATGACATACACCTCTGCTGTGACAATAATCTACAGCATTAATTAGCTGCTGAAAATACTTTCTTGCTTCATCTTCTTTAAGCCTACCTTTAGTAGCCTGGTTTCAAAATGAGCAAATTATTAGCCCGTTTATCCAAAGGACGTATTGTGATTGtaacaagaagaaaaacctGAAGTAACAACATTCTTACAATTTTGTCAAAGAGTTCACCACCTGTGACAAATTCAAGCACAATATATATCTTGGTCTTGCTCGCCATGACCTAAACAGGAGTTTAAATGCTAACAAGCGAAGAAAGCAATCTTGAAAGAGAAACTCACAAATTCAATGAGAAGTGAGATGTGTTAATAAGAAAATAGCTTGGAGAGTATGCAAATCAGAAGAACCAACAGGTCAATcagaatcaaataaacagaatatAAATTTATACTGTCTAAGACTAGATACATGCAAAAGCTATGAAACCAACTCAAGTAACAATTCAAGCAATTTTTGATGTCTAACCTCAAACATGCGGATGACATTTGGATGCCTGATTAACTTCATAGTTGATATTTCACGTTTAATCTGCAAAGGACAATCAGAATTACAACATAAATGAAAGTATTTGAATTAGTTGAGTTGGAATACGCTTCACATGAAAGCTAtgacaacccaacaacacataTACAATAATTCTTCAAAATGTTAATAGGTTTTCCAacaattaaaaatatctaggccTCCATGAAGAGTTTGTGACAGATGCATTGAACATAGAACTGAATCCATagtaccaaatttctactgttatCTGTCCCAGCACAACTCTTTACAGGACTACATGGTCAGAAGAAGTACTCACAATCAACAGGTAAAAGCAGTTAGCCAGGGTTTTCATCACAGGCAAGCTGGAGTAGCCTCTGATAAGCCAAAAAATAAAGGGACCGCTGAAAAAATATTAGTACTAAAAACTACAAGCAAAAATGTTCCACTTATCCTTGCTTCTAGTAATTGCTACTACTGCACACTAAGCTGAAGAAAGAACAACTTCATCAAGCAGCctttcacacaaaaaaaaaaaccatataaACTTTATTAGTTTACCTACTTGACAGCCAATATAAACATTTCACATCAGTTTAAGACATTAATCAAACACgacaaggagaaaaaaaaaacaaaaaagaaaccaaGAAACCTACTGGgagttttattttaaaaagtcAACCCCTTCTTTATTTTTCCATACAGACGGAGAAATGCAGAATCAAACGAAAAAAAGCAAACCAACCCATATCAGTCAgtgatcaaaaccaagaattcTCAAAAGTCATGTGTTCATCATTCAATAATATAGTGAATTACACAAAAACTAATAACTAAAAGGTACCTGACCGATCATTTTGTGTTTGAGAATCTTCTCTTTGTCGAGAATCTTGATGGCCACATTCTCACCCGTCTCTATATTTCTTGCAAACTTCACCTTAGCAAAAGTCCCCTCCCCTAATGTTTTTCCCAGCTCGTACCTTCCTACTCTTGTCTTCGAAGCACCGAACCCACCGCTACCTCCGCTTGATCTTGATGATGCCATCTTCATATTCGCAAAtcccacctttttttttaacaaatgaaTCTCTATTTCTCTTTTAACCAAAAATATTTCTGCCTGAGCCTCAGCCGCCCCAAGAGCGATCAACGTCCCCTTCTTGTACAAATCCCATCCATTTTACAGCTTTTCCTTTGTGGGCTCTCTCTGAAATTATCGATTTTCCCCTATGCAGTACAAAATATATTGATTTAATTATCAAATTTCTAAATCCCTCTTCTTCTTGCAAGGCTGCCAAACCTGAGACTTCTCCACATTCATATTCCAAATTAAATCTGTTACCCGACTCGTTTCACCACTAGATGGAATAGAAAAACACTCAGATCAGTCAGTTTCGAAGAATTTTAGTAGGGGTGGAGAAAACGACGACTGTCTAAACGCCATAAATGCTCCTGGTCACaagttaaaaaaatgaaaattactcTAAACTTCCTCCTAAAAAGGAAAGATTCAGAAGCTTTTTAGATTTTAGATACTGGTACTACTAATATTTTCCTGGGATTTTCTTGGTTTGTGGCATTTATGTCGGGGATTCAAGATTTGGAAGCAGAAAAGTCGATGAAACAGGGGAAAGTTCAACTACTAATTAGTAGTCGTTTTTAATTGGTAAACTAATAAGGGCGATTTTTGGTCAATTATGAACGAGGAGTACAAGGAAGCAGGAAAGCAATGATCCCGACAGAAATTAATGGGCCGCAAGCTTCCATGAACTTATTAGGATTGACGGAGACTTCTGGGCTGGGCACGCGTCGGTTATCCGACTTGAACGTGATTTGGTTGTCTACTTTATCGGATCATAATTTTTTGGATTCTAGTCCGCTCCGTTTGTCTCTGAATACCCGATTCTCGGGTATTCGAATAAAAGGGACGGGTCATAGGGTACCCACCCCTATAATTCTTATTTACCAGTCCAAGAAAAAAATACATtactaataattatttttcaagcACAACAAATTTTCAAGAAGCTACAATCTCGAAACTGTTTCAACAAGCTCAAAAAGATTTCAAcaacaaaatttcaattaaaaacACAAATTAAAACATTGAACATCAATACAAAAGGTTCGTCCTTCTACAACACATTAAGGAGAATGATCCACACTTGGGCTTGTAGTTGTAGTTGCTGTATTATCTCCCATACTTGACatctgaaaaattaaaaaaactttAACTACTATACATCTGAAAACAAGAACAGATATTACACcttaaacaagaaaaactgattgtTCAAAATATAGCAATTCGTTGCATTTTCTGGTTACTTAAGTTTAAGGAAAAATGAGGTACCTTATGTCAGTGATTGGTTTTTACATGTTTCTTGATTGGTTAAACAACTGTGGTCCATTACACTTATTCCAACAAACACTTAAAGCAAAAAGTAACACTTAAGCAAAGCGTCAGTAACCTTTGTCAACTTTGTCCATTTTGCTTTGGATAATTGAGAAGTCTGATTTTCTCAACTACGAGATTTCAGAATCAAAATGCAGGATAAATATAATGGTGCAGGGGAATGTTATGACGAAATGCATAGGAGAGGATTCTGACTGCTTTTGTCTACTTTATACGTTTTGCTTCGTTCAATTAAAGAGGATGAAAGTGATCCTTCTCTTGTTTTGGATAATTGAGGAGCACTTTGGGCATATTTAGGGAAGTTTGAGACATTATAACCCTTGATTTAATTAAATTGTCAAATCGTGCTTTAACTTATAGATAATTGACGCATTAAAGCTTAATAGGAGGCTCAAATAACAGTTTTAGTCAATATATGTTAACATATGATTTTGCATTATACAAGAATAGCTATGTATTATTGATAAATAGtattagaaataaaaaaaatatacaaatgAATCAATCTCAGAACTACATTTTAAACCCACAAAAGATTTAAACTCAAGCCCAAACTTTCATATCGAGTTAGACGGTTTGAAAGCTAGGTTTGCTTGGATTTGTTTATAACCCTATTTGTGGATTCAGGCATAAAAAATATTGCAGTAGGATTCATGCATTATCTTCCagatatcaaaaaaaaaaaaaaaaactggtggGATTCACTTACTAGGTTGAGGGCTTGCTTTGAAGGTTCGGCGTTCAATTGAGGGTCCGGCGTTTTGCAACTTCTGCTTGAGGGTTTGCTTTCAGGAGCACCAGCAAATACAAAATGGGTTGTGATTCTCTTATGATTCCAAGACAACTGTATATTTGTAGCATGAAGTGGTGAAAATTGAACAGAAATTTGGAATTGTCGTGACGAAAATTGAAGAGAACGAGAGGAGATATTATTGTGAGTGTGAAGACGGAAGACAAAGAGAAACTAAAGACTGAATATCGATGGACTTAGGGCTTTAGGGTTAATAACTTAAGGAAATTATAAAATTGGCCCTATATTttctaatatttatataatataccctGG contains:
- the LOC113710203 gene encoding CBL-interacting serine/threonine-protein kinase 23 isoform X9 — translated: MKLIRHPNVIRMFEATKGRLKEDEARKYFQQLINAVDYCHSRGVCHRDLKPENLLLDANGVLKVSDFGLSALPQQVREDGLLHTTCGTPNYVAPEVINNKGYDGAKADLWSCGVILFVLMAGYLPFEESNLLSLYKKIFKAEFTCPPWFSSSAKRLVKRILDPNPQTRITIAELIENDWFKKGYQPPVFEQEEVSLDDVDSVFDESAESQNLVVERREEHPTTPLTMNAFELISTSQGLNLSSLFEKHMGFVKRETRFTSKRPANEIISKIEEAAVPLGFGVKKNNYKMKLQAEKTGRKGHLSVATEIYEVAPSLFMVELRKAGGDTLEFHKFYKNLSTGLKDIVWKTGDEAKEELNDGVAGISASSSS
- the LOC113710203 gene encoding CBL-interacting serine/threonine-protein kinase 23 isoform X7, encoding MKLIRHPNVIRMFEVMASKTKIYIVLEFVTGGELFDKIATKGRLKEDEARKYFQQLINAVDYCHSRGVCHRDLKPENLLLDANGVLKVSDFGLSALPQQVREDGLLHTTCGTPNYVAPEVINNKGYDGAKADLWSCGVILFVLMAGYLPFEESNLLSLYKKIFKAEFTCPPWFSSSAKRLVKRILDPNPQTRITIAELIENDWFKKGYQPPVFEQEEVSLDDVDSVFDESAESQNLVVERREEHPTTPLTMNAFELISTSQGLNLSSLFEKHMGFVKRETRFTSKRPANEIISKIEEAAVPLGFGVKKNNYKMKLQAEKTGRKGHLSVATEIYEVAPSLFMVELRKAGGDTLEFHKFYKNLSTGLKDIVWKTGDEAKEELNDGVAGISASSSS
- the LOC113710203 gene encoding CBL-interacting serine/threonine-protein kinase 23 isoform X6 codes for the protein MKMASSRSSGGSGGFGASKTRVGRYELGKTLGEGTFAKVKFARNIETGENVAIKILDKEKILKHKMIGQIKREISTMKLIRHPNVIRMFEVMASKTKIYIVLEFVTGGELFDKIATKGRLKEDEARKYFQQLINAVDYCHSRGVCHRDLKPENLLLDANGVLKVSDFGLSALPQQVREDGLLHTTCGTPNYVAPEVINNKGYDGAKADLWSCGVILFVLMAGYLPFEESNLLSLYKKIFKAEFTCPPWFSSSAKRLVKRILDPNPQTESQNLVVERREEHPTTPLTMNAFELISTSQGLNLSSLFEKHMGFVKRETRFTSKRPANEIISKIEEAAVPLGFGVKKNNYKMKLQAEKTGRKGHLSVATEIYEVAPSLFMVELRKAGGDTLEFHKFYKNLSTGLKDIVWKTGDEAKEELNDGVAGISASSSS
- the LOC113710203 gene encoding CBL-interacting serine/threonine-protein kinase 23 isoform X4 → MKMASSRSSGGSGGFGASKTRVGRYELGKTLGEGTFAKVKFARNIETGENVAIKILDKEKILKHKMIGQIKREISTMKLIRHPNVIRMFEATKGRLKEDEARKYFQQLINAVDYCHSRGVCHRDLKPENLLLDANGVLKVSDFGLSALPQQVREDGLLHTTCGTPNYVAPEVINNKGYDGAKADLWSCGVILFVLMAGYLPFEESNLLSLYKKIFKAEFTCPPWFSSSAKRLVKRILDPNPQTRITIAELIENDWFKKGYQPPVFEQEEVSLDDVDSVFDESAESQNLVVERREEHPTTPLTMNAFELISTSQGLNLSSLFEKHMGFVKRETRFTSKRPANEIISKIEEAAVPLGFGVKKNNYKMKLQAEKTGRKGHLSVATEIYEVAPSLFMVELRKAGGDTLEFHKFYKNLSTGLKDIVWKTGDEAKEELNDGVAGISASSSS
- the LOC113710203 gene encoding CBL-interacting serine/threonine-protein kinase 23 isoform X8, which translates into the protein MKMASSRSSGGSGGFGASKTRVGRYELGKTLGEGTFAKVKFARNIETGENVAIKILDKEKILKHKMIGQIKREISTMKLIRHPNVIRMFEEDGLLHTTCGTPNYVAPEVINNKGYDGAKADLWSCGVILFVLMAGYLPFEESNLLSLYKKIFKAEFTCPPWFSSSAKRLVKRILDPNPQTRITIAELIENDWFKKGYQPPVFEQEEVSLDDVDSVFDESAESQNLVVERREEHPTTPLTMNAFELISTSQGLNLSSLFEKHMGFVKRETRFTSKRPANEIISKIEEAAVPLGFGVKKNNYKMKLQAEKTGRKGHLSVATEIYEVAPSLFMVELRKAGGDTLEFHKFYKNLSTGLKDIVWKTGDEAKEELNDGVAGISASSSS
- the LOC113710203 gene encoding CBL-interacting serine/threonine-protein kinase 23 isoform X1, yielding MKMASSRSSGGSGGFGASKTRVGRYELGKTLGEGTFAKVKFARNIETGENVAIKILDKEKILKHKMIGQIKREISTMKLIRHPNVIRMFEVMASKTKIYIVLEFVTGGELFDKIATKGRLKEDEARKYFQQLINAVDYCHSRGVCHRDLKPENLLLDANGVLKVSDFGLSALPQQVREDGLLHTTCGTPNYVAPEVINNKGYDGAKADLWSCGVILFVLMAGYLPFEESNLLSLYKKIFKAEFTCPPWFSSSAKRLVKRILDPNPQTRITIAELIENDWFKKGYQPPVFEQEEVSLDDVDSVFDESAESQNLVVERREEHPTTPLTMNAFELISTSQGLNLSSLFEKHMGFVKRETRFTSKRPANEIISKIEEAAVPLGFGVKKNNYKMKLQAEKTGRKGHLSVATEIYEVAPSLFMVELRKAGGDTLEFHKFYKNLSTGLKDIVWKTGDEAKEELNDGVAGISASSSS
- the LOC113710203 gene encoding CBL-interacting serine/threonine-protein kinase 23 isoform X2, which codes for MKMASSRSSGGSGGFGASKTRVGRYELGKTLGEGTFAKVKFARNIETGENVAIKILDKEKILKHKMIGQIKREISTMKLIRHPNVIRMFEVMASKTKIYIVLEFVTGGELFDKIATKGRLKEDEARKYFQQLINAVDYCHSRGVCHRDLKPENLLLDANGVLKVSDFGLSALPQQVREDGLLHTTCGTPNYVAPEVINNKGYDGAKADLWSCGVILFVLMAGYLPFEESNLLSLYKKIFKAEFTCPPWFSSSAKRLVKRILDPNPQTRITIAELIENDWFKKGYQPPVFEQEEVSLDDVDSVFDESAESQNLVVERREEHPTTPLTMNAFELISTSQGLNLSSLFEKHMGFVKRETRFTSKRPANEIISKIEEAAVPLGFGVKKNNYKMKLQAEKTGRKGHLSVATEIYEVAPSLFMVELRKAGGDTLEFHKFYKNLSTGLKDIVWKTGDEAKEELNDEPRNN
- the LOC113710203 gene encoding CBL-interacting serine/threonine-protein kinase 23 isoform X3, which gives rise to MKMASSRSSGGSGGFGASKTRVGRYELGKTLGEGTFAKVKFARNIETGENVAIKILDKEKILKHKMIGQIKREISTMKLIRHPNVIRMFEVMASKTKIYIVLEFVTGGELFDKIATKGRLKEDEARKYFQQLINAVDYCHSRGVCHRDLKPENLLLDANGVLKVSDFGLSALPQQVREDGLLHTTCGTPNYVAPEVINNKGYDGAKADLWSCGVILFVLMAGYLPFEESNLLSLYKKIFKAEFTCPPWFSSSAKRLVKRILDPNPQTRITIAELIENDWFKKGYQPPVFEQEEVSLDDVDSVFDESAESQNLVVERREEHPTTPLTMNAFELISTSQGLNLSSLFEKHMGFVKRETRFTSKRPANEIISKIEEAAVPLGFGVKKNNYKMKLQAEKTGRKGHLSVATEIYEAIYLLQQRYMRWLLHSSWLSFARLEEILWNFTRHTSTYTCLFKWL
- the LOC113710203 gene encoding CBL-interacting serine/threonine-protein kinase 23 isoform X5; translated protein: MKMASSRSSGGSGGFGASKTRVGRYELGKTLGEGTFAKVKFARNIETGENVAIKILDKEKILKHKMIGQIKREISTMKLIRHPNVIRMFEVMASKTKIYIVLEFVTGGELFDKIATKGRLKEDEARKYFQQLINAVDYCHSRGVCHRDLKPENLLLDANGVLKVSDFGLSALPQQVREDGLLHTTCGTPNYVAPEVINNKGYDGAKADLWSCGVILFVLMAGYLPFEESNLLSLYKKIFKAEFTCPPWFSSSAKRLVKRILDPNPQTRITIAELIENDWFKKGYQPPVFEQEEVSLDDVDSVFDESAESQNLVVERREEHPTTPLTMNAFELISTSQGLNLSSLFEKHMGFVKRETRFTSKRPANEIISKIEEAAVPLGFGVKKNNYKMKLQAEKTGRKGHLSVATEIYEVAPSLFMVELRKAGGDTLEFHKAHKHIHVLI